The Pyrenophora tritici-repentis strain M4 chromosome 3, whole genome shotgun sequence genome has a window encoding:
- a CDS encoding tyrosyl-DNA phosphodiesterase domain containing protein: protein MSSDDENLKLAMAMSLREDTAGTTENSPASGVVDLTSDSGDDEDLRRAIALSMQEDEKPNVAQQPASGTSTPATVSMLGFMGMDRKAMEQERLARLGKRKRDASPERPSKQIARSPPAITPSKGSVLQYPKGVIKRTFASKYPRTNDITIDELLEAPQVNIAVICSFQYDSSWMYEKLDPTRIKQIWLMYSKFRGEDIREKLIREWTESRIPNMKLHFPPMDGMIVSMHSKFMLLFGKEKLRIAIPTANMTQTDWGEVGNDWQPGVMENSVFVIDLPRRSDDGVGKVEELPSFGRDLIFFLKAQQVESRVTGGVLKFDFADTKHLAFVHSIGGSHKEELERPTGLPGLANAVRELQYDDVEHIELDYAASSLGAINDTFLSRIHLAARGKNFTQDNAAVPDVRDHFRIYFPTNETVEKSIGGSGCANIISLSKKYYNASTFPKECLRDYDSTRRGMLSHNKLLFARGRRTDGRPFAWVYVGSANISESAWGGQKVLKSGKVGALNVRNWECGVIVPVPDDKLAHVDLKSDTVPPMSVFEGTVEVPFHFPGAKYEGRRPWLFGPA, encoded by the exons ATGTCATCTGATGATGAGAATCTCAAGCTGGCGATGGCAATGTCGCTTCGAGAGGATACAGCCGGTACCACGGAGAACTCTCCAGCATCTGGCGTCGTCGACCTCACTTCTGACTCCGGAGATGACGAAGATCTCCGACGTGCGATCGCCCTATCTATGCAGGAGGACGAAAAGCCTAACGTTGCACAGCAGCCCGCTAGTGGCACTAGCACACCCGCAACCGTCAGCATGTTAGGCTTCATGGGCATGGATCGTAAAGCCATGGAACAGGAGCGCCTCGCAAGACTTGGTAAGCGAAAGCGCGATGCATCGCCAGAGCGACCTTCGAAGCAGATCGCTCGTTCCCCACCAGCAATTACGCCGTCAAAAGGATCAGTATTGCAATATCCCAAAGGGGTCATCAAACGCACGTTTGCGTCAAAGTATCCAAGGACCAACGACATCACCATCGATGAACTTTTGGAAGCTCCACAGGTCAACATTGCTGTCATCTGCTCGTTCCAGTATGATTCCAGTTGGATGTACGAAAAGCTTGATCCAACAAGGATTAAGCAAATCTGGTTGATGTACTCCAAATTCAGAGGCGAAGACATTCGGGAGAAACTGATTCGAGAATGGACCGAAAGCCGTATTCCCAATATGAAGCTTCACTTTCCACCCATGGACGGTATGATTGTAAGCATGCACAGCAAATTCATGCTGCTATTTGGGAAGGAGAAGCTACGCATTGCAATACCGACTGCGAACATGACACAGACTGATTGGGGAGAGGTGGGGAACGACTGGCAGCCGGGTGTCATGGAAAACTCGGTATTTGTGATCGACCTGCCTCGGAGGAGTGATGACGGTGTTGGTAAGGTGGAGGAGTTGCCATCCTTTGGCCGAGATTTGATCTTCTTCCTGAAAGCACAACAAGTTGAGTCCAGAGTGACGGGTGGTGTGCTGAAATTCGACTTTGCGGATACGAAGCATCTGGCTTTTGTTCATTCAAT TGGCGGTTCACACAAGGAAGAATTGGAGCGGCCAACAGGTCTCCCTGGGCTCGCGAATGCTGTACGAGAGTTACAGTATGACGACGTTGAACACATCGAGCTCGACTACGCAGCTTCGTCCCTTGGCGCTATCAACGACACGTTCCTATCCCGCATCCACCTTGCAGCACGCGGGAAGAACTTCACGCAAGATAACGCAGCAGTACCTGACGTGCGCGATCACTTTCGGATATACTTCCCCACCAACGAAACTGTGGAGAAGAGTATCGGAGGCTCCGGCTGTGCCAACATCATATCATTAAGCAAGAAGTACTACAACGCATCAACGTTTCCAAAAGAGTGTCTCCGAGACTATGACTCGACGCGGCGTGGCATGCTATCACACAACAAGCTATTATTTGCGCGTGGTCGCAGGACGGATGGAAGACCATTTGCATGGGTCTACGTTGGCTCAGCCAACATATCCGAATCAGCATGGGGCGGGCAAAAGGTGCTGAAGAGCGGCAAGGTAGGAGCGCTCAATGTGAGGAATTGGGAATGCGGTGTGATTGTGCCCGTGCCAGATGACAAGTTGGCACATGTCGACTTGAAATCTGATACAGTACCGCCGATGAGCGTGTTTGAAGGGACAGTCGAAGTGCCCTTTCACTTCCCAGGTGCAAAGTATGAGGGCAGACGTCCGTGGTTGTTTGGTCCGGCGTAA